The following coding sequences are from one Epinephelus moara isolate mb chromosome 7, YSFRI_EMoa_1.0, whole genome shotgun sequence window:
- the LOC126392758 gene encoding homeobox protein engrailed-1-B-like, with the protein MEEQRDLNSTDSSEGESVSPSHSLPSPPILPLQVAQQAHRTTNFFIDNILRPDFGCKKEHGLGPRERAQTSGRERVHPVVSRPSLPGTPCQDSNCSSDSTSSSASSTSLVSPKKSNSSGGGTEAASTGSSGLKAEDRTGGGAGENTSSSLVVLNGTGAPTPESQPLLWPAWVYCTRYSDRPSSGPRTRKLKKSKSGKEDKRPRTAFTAEQLQRLKTEFQVNRYITEQRRQSLAQELSLNESQIKIWFQNKRAKIKKASGFKNGLALQLMAQGLYNHSTTTIQEDKEDSD; encoded by the exons ATGGAGGAGCAGCGGGATCTGAACAGCACGGACAGCAGCGAGGGAGAGAGCGTCTCCCCGTCTCACAGCCTGCCCTCGCCGCCTATACTGCCGCTGCAGGTCGCCCAGCAGGCCCACAGAACCACCAACTTTTTCATCGACAACATTTTGCGCCCGGACTTCGGCTGCAAGAAGGAGCACGGCCTGGGCCCGCGGGAGAGGGCGCAGACCTCCGGCCGGGAACGCGTCCACCCGGTGGTCAGCAGGCCGAGCCTTCCCGGGACGCCGTGCCAGGATTCCAATTGCAGCAGTGACAGCACTTCGTCTTccgcctcctccacctctttggTGAGTCCTAAAAAGAGTAACAGCAGCGGCGGAGGAACTGAAGCCGCCTCCACCGGGAGCAGCGGCTTGAAAGCCGAGGACAGAACTGGCGGCGGGGCGGGGGAGAACACGTCCTCCTCGCTGGTGGTGCTGAACGGCACAGGGGCGCCCACACCGGAGAGCCAACCACTTCTCTGGCCTGCCTGGGTCTACTGTACCCGGTACTCGGACAGGCCCTCATCTG GCCCAAGGACACGGAAACTTAAAAAGTCGAAAAGCGGCAAAGAGGACAAGCGGCCGCGCACGGCCTTCACGGCCGAGCAGCTGCAGAGACTGAAGACGGAGTTCCAGGTGAACCGCTACATTACGGAGCAACGGCGGCAGTCTCTGGCCCAGGAGCTCAGTCTCAATGAGTCCCAGATCAAAATCTGGTTTCAGAACAAGCGAGCCAAGATCAAAAAGGCCAGCGGCTTCAAGAACGGGCTGGCGCTGCAGCTGATGGCGCAGGGACTGTACAACCATTCCACTACCACCATCCAGGAGGACAAGGAGGACAGCGACTGA